From a single Dysidea avara chromosome 14, odDysAvar1.4, whole genome shotgun sequence genomic region:
- the LOC136244132 gene encoding zinc finger protein 862-like — translation MSASKKQRLLSPFVRAELSSSGVLEDTETLPSSSSSSTSEEMATNLHHDISTRKFLPHWKYLFPWVEVEDDECSEEFIEKLYCCECRAAGLKNDFALGKVRPAKGWKKEYLRRHADSSDHSRIAPQVTAIAKTASSMFKAPKTSASERETLGLLINIHFLATNGLSMNKGAPLHSLVDFHILFHDKEPVIIEDDLEEVSSLSTTASTWLSKTHRSTYSTWEFVHALNAVTESEDVAKLQKARYFSLLLDESNDISCAKNLMVYCQFLDRENNKKLKFMKLLALKECDADSIFKSVAEYFHKIDVSMDKMIMFTSEGASVMLGCSNGVQAKLKSVMPHLMEFHCVAHREALSVSQAYQSVEYFIQIESMLRAIYSYFSHSSVRTERLKLVFSVLNKKFVRIQKLFDIRWLSRLQAVRAVVHSYEVLVTYFEDQSNKDITADGIAKRLKKYRFVVSLHFLCDILSTLGQLNKTFQIPTYHPCDAHRKVTEVIKALKNRYLQKVIRWGPYTTECIEGIAHHTIQVEETELQKQMEEKKRLETDVAKFVQAVVNNLTARFPSSDIIQAARIFDPAAVPGSDTDCAAYGERDLLLLTSQYSSFVDHNLCSLEWDTLKHCMKISYARYSLREFMLKLATDVTLIMHYPSLSKLAEIVLIYPSSTSEVERGFSYQNATDKIP, via the coding sequence ATGTCAGCTTCGAAGAAACAGCGATTGCTCAGTCCATTTGTCAGGGCTGAGCTATCATCCAGTGGAGTACTAGAAGACACTGAGACTTTaccttcttcatcttcatcGAGCACAAGTGAAGAAATGGCGACAAACCTCCATCACGACATTAGCACGAGAAAGTTTTTACCACATTGGAAATATCTATTCCCATGGGTTGAGGTTGAAGATGATGAATGCAGCGAAGAATTTATAGAAAAACTATACTGTTGTGAGTGTAGAGCAGCAGGACTGAAAAATGATTTTGCACTTGGGAAGGTTCGTCCAGCTAAAGGCTGGAAAAAAGAGTACCTCAGACGTCACGCTGATTCGAGCGACCATTCACGGATTGCTCCGCAGGTTACTGCTATTGCTAAAACCGCCAGTTCCATGTTTAAAGCACCTAAAACATCTGCTTCTGAAAGAGAAACGTTGGGACTGTTAATTAacatccatttcttggctacaaaTGGACTTTCAATGAATAAAGGAGCCCCACTTCATTCTCTTGTAGATTTTCATATTTTATTTCATGACAAAGAGCCAGTGATAATTGAAGATGATTTGGAAGAGGTATCATCTCTATCTACAACAGCCAGCACTTGGTTGTCTAAGACCCATAGGAGCACCTACAGCACTTGGGAATTTGTGCATGCTCTTAATGCTGTAACAGAGAGTGAAGATGTTGCTAAATTACAAAAGGCAAGGTATTTTTCTTTACTGTTAGATGAATCCAATGACATTTCGTGTGCCAAAAATCTTATGGTTTATTGTCAGTTTTTGGATAGAGAAaacaataaaaaattgaaatttatgAAATTGTTGGCTTTGAAAGAATGCGATGCGGATTCAATTTTCAAATCAGTGGCAGAATATTTTCATAAAATTGATGTTTCAATGGATAAAATGATCATGTTTACTAGTGAAGGAGCATCAGTGATGCTTGGGTGCAGTAATGGTGTTCAGGCCAAGTTGAAATCTGTCATGCCACATTTAATGGAATTTCACTGTGTTGCTCATCGAGAAGCGTTATCAGTTAGCCAGGCCTACCAGTCTGTTGAATATTTTATTCAAATAGAAAGCATGCTCCGTGCGATTTACTCATATTTTTCGCACTCAAGCGTGCGAACTGAGCGATTAAAGCTTGTGTTTAGTGTGCTCAATAAGAAGTTTGTTAGGATACAAAAGCTGTTTGATATCCGCTGGCTGAGTCGACTCCAAGCTGTAAGGGCTGTTGTGCATTCTTATGAAGTACTAGTTACATATTTTGAGGATCAGTCTAATAAAGATATCACTGCTGATGGAATTGCAAAAAGACTAAAAAAGTATCGGTTTGTTGTGTCGTTACATTTCTTGTGTGATATTCTTAGTACCCTTGGCCAATTAAACAAAACATTTCAAATACCTACTTACCACCCATGTGATGCACACAGAAAAGTTACTGAAGTTATTAAAGCCCTAAAAAACAGgtatttacaaaaagttataCGATGGGGTCCTTACACTACAGAATGCATTGAAGGAATTGCACATCACACAATACAGGTTGAAGAAACAGAATTACAAAAGCAGATGGAGGAAAAGAAGAGGCTTGAGACAGATGTAGCCAAATTTGTTCAGGCTGTAGTCAACAATTTAACAGCTCGCTTTCCAAGTAGTGATATTATTCAAGCAGCAAGAATATTTGATCCAGCTGCAGTTCCTGGTTCTGATACAGATTGTGCAGCATATGGAGAAAGAGATCTACTGTTACTGACTAGTCAGTATTCATCATTTGTGGATCACAATTTGTGCTCACTGGAGTGGGATACTCTGAAGCATTGTATGAAGATAAGCTATGCAAGGTATTCTCTGAGGGAGTTCATGCTGAAATTAGCTACTGATGTTACACTTATAATGCACTACCCTTCTCTTTCTAAACTAGCAGAAATTGTACTGATATATCCTTCTAGTACTTCTGAAGTAGAAAGAGGCTTTTCTTACCAAAATGCTACAGACAAAATTCCGTAA
- the LOC136244133 gene encoding uncharacterized protein, translated as MRARLKRIEKKLVQRTPLSCLSDPKAAGGSNTGGLKISLPKLQLQTFDGNLLQWQEFWDTFSAAVHQQSLPPVAKFSYLKGVLKGAAAATISGISVSNENYDMALLLLRERCRRPEKIIESLYSQLQLLPRSSNKLVDLKRTSDSVEKILRQSEALSEPIVQQILSKFPLEFLIKLEESKDPKIPCKMKEDFESDFVLTPTHFLTGNRDVIPSCLDYSDGVDYFPRWIW; from the coding sequence ATGAGAGCAAGATTAAAACGAATTGAGAAGAAATTAGTGCAGAGAACTCCCCTTTCATGCCTTTCTGATCCTAAAGCAGCTGGTGGTAGCAATACTGGTGGATTAAAAATCAGTCTACCAaagttacagctacaaacatttgatggtaacttgctacagtggcaagaattttgggaCACATTCTCAGCTGCTGTTCATCAACAAAGCTTACCACCAGTTGCTAAGTTTAGTTACTTAAAAGGTGTGTTGAAAGGTGCAGCTGCGGCTACAATTTCTGGAATATCGGTGAGTAATGAGAACTATGACATGGCTCTCTTGTTGCTAAGAGAAAGATGTAGAAGGCCCGAGAAGATAATAGAATCTTTGTATTCACAGTTACAACTATTACCAAGGTCAAGCAATAAATTAGTGGATTTAAAGCGAACAAGTGACTCTGTTGAAAAGATCTTAAGACAATCGGAGGCACTGAGTGAACCCATTGTGCAACAAATTTTAAGCAAGTTTCCTTTAGAGTTTCTTATCAAGTTGGAAGAGTCCAAGGATCCAAAGATTCCATGCAAGATGAAAGAAGATTTCGAATCAGATTTTGTACTAACCCCCACTCACTTTCTCACTGGTAACCGAGATGTGATCCCATCTTGTCTAGACTATAGTGATGGTGTTGATTATTTCCCAAGATGGATTTGGTAA